The proteins below come from a single Hemiscyllium ocellatum isolate sHemOce1 chromosome 24, sHemOce1.pat.X.cur, whole genome shotgun sequence genomic window:
- the hic2 gene encoding hypermethylated in cancer 2 protein isoform X2, with the protein MELPNHAKQLLLQLNQQRSKGFFCDVIIVVENALFRAHKNILAASSMYFKSLVLHDNLINLDTDMVNATIFRQILDFIYTGKLLGTDQASEQNFNALLTAASYLQLHDLAAVCRKKMKRIGKTLHGKLMGPGPGKPGRGHRLPSAPVIQPRYSGSPEALQRLQAGELHRVEVTGEELYLASSNKGNPHSLGQNGGTSKSSNTNNSTNSNKGEHEQMLGLDLSKKSPSVPPHMSQEDMQLGECSQGSSPHPASVSTTNSAPFEDGAANPHKAENSECPERSDLASDAQILADTGQPKGFRLAVRGSTPWLKQEKVYGRPEGANCRDEGASLLNGVIMGPLVKSLERDSGRHFEHTVRCKEEEDDEVEEEEGGEEENGRECSEDSAQSGEEDAVAGGGGHGYRPGQDGFEPAGYGDNLYVCIPCGKGFPSSEQLNAHVESHTEEELYLKEEVDGGLAAPNPPYPSDSRPYKCSVCEKSYRDPSTLRQHEKTHWLSRPFPCNICGKMFTQRGTMTRHMRSHLGLKPFACEECGMRFTRQYRLTEHMRVHSGEKPYECQICGGKFTQQRNLISHMRMHTSPT; encoded by the coding sequence ATGGAGCTCCCAAATCACGCCAAACAACTGCTGCTGCAGCTAAACCAACAGAGAAGCAAGGGGTTCTTCTGTGATGTTATCATTGTGGTGGAGAATGCCCTGTTCCGTGCCCACAAGAACATCCTGGCAGCCAGTAGCATGTACTTCAAGTCCCTCGTGCTCCATGATAACTTGATCAACCTGGACACTGATATGGTCAACGCCACCATCTTCCGACAGATCCTCGATTTTATCTACACCGGGAAGCTCCTGGGCACGGACCAGGCCAGCGAGCAGAACTTTAACGCCCTCCTGACGGCAGCCAGCTACCTCCAGCTCCACGACCTCGCCGCCGTGTGCAGGAAGAAGATGAAGCGCATCGGCAAGACTTTGCACGGCAAGCTGATGGGCCCAGGCCCAGGGAAACCCGGGCGAGGGCACAGGCTGCCCTCTGCCCCTGTCATCCAGCCGCGCTACTCGGGCTCCCCCGAGGCGCTCCAGAGGCTCCAGGCTGGGGAGCTGCACCGGGTGGAAGTCACCGGGGAAGAGTTGTACCTCGCTAGCTCGAACAAAGGAAACCCTCACTCTCTCGGCCAGAACGGCGGCACCAGCAAAAGCAGCAATACTAATAACAGCACCAACAGCAACAAGGGGGAGCACGAGCAGATGCTGGGCCTGGACCTGTCCAAGAAAAGCCCCTCGGTCCCTCCCCACATGTCTCAGGAAGACATGCAGCTCGGAGAGTGTAGCCAAGGCAGCTCTCCGCATCCTGCCTCTGTTTCTACCACCAACAGTGCCCCCTTCGAAGACGGCGCCGCCAACCCTCACAAAGCAGAGAACAGCGAGTGCCCGGAGAGGAGTGACCTGGCCTCTGACGCCCAGATCCTGGCCGACACGGGGCAGCCCAAGGGCTTCCGCCTGGCGGTTCGGGGTAGCACCCCCTGGCTGAAGCAGGAGAAGGTGTACGGCAGGCCGGAGGGCGCCAACTGCCGGGACGAGGGAGCCTCACTCCTCAACGGGGTTATCATGGGTCCCCTGGTCAAGTCGCTGGAGCGGGATTCCGGGCGTCACTTTGAGCACACCGTGCGCTGCAAAGAGGAAGAGGATgatgaggtggaggaggaggagggaggggaggaggagaacGGCAGAGAGTGCAGCGAGGACAGCGCCCAGAGTGGTGAGGAGGACGCGGTGGCCGGAGGAGGAGGCCACGGCTACAGGCCGGGCCAGGACGGCTTTGAGCCAGCGGGGTACGGCGACAACCTGTACGTGTGCATCccctgcggcaagggcttccccaGCTCGGAGCAGCTAAACGCCCACGTGGAGAGCCACACCGAAGAGGAACTGTACCTGAAGGAGGAGGTGGACGGTGGCCTGGCTGCCCCCAACCCGCCGTACCCCAGCGACTCACGGCCCTACAAGTGCTCAGTCTGTGAGAAGAGCTACAGGGACCCCTCCACGCTGCGGCAACACGAGAAGACCCATTGGCTGTCCCGGCCCTTCCCGTGTAACATCTGCGGGAAGATGTTCACCCAGCGGGGCACCATGACCCGCCACATGCGCAGCCACTTGGGCCTGAAGCCTTTTGCCTGTGAGGAGTGTGGCATGCGTTTCACACGGCAGTACCGATTGACCGAGCACATGCGGGTCCACTCGGGCGAGAAGCCCTACGAATGTCAAATCTGTGGTGGCAAGTTCACGCAGCAACGCAACCTGATAAGCCACATGAGAATGCATACCTCACCAACATAA
- the hic2 gene encoding hypermethylated in cancer 2 protein isoform X1 — translation MYEEQHSWLKGKRWLKFEELEVEMELPNHAKQLLLQLNQQRSKGFFCDVIIVVENALFRAHKNILAASSMYFKSLVLHDNLINLDTDMVNATIFRQILDFIYTGKLLGTDQASEQNFNALLTAASYLQLHDLAAVCRKKMKRIGKTLHGKLMGPGPGKPGRGHRLPSAPVIQPRYSGSPEALQRLQAGELHRVEVTGEELYLASSNKGNPHSLGQNGGTSKSSNTNNSTNSNKGEHEQMLGLDLSKKSPSVPPHMSQEDMQLGECSQGSSPHPASVSTTNSAPFEDGAANPHKAENSECPERSDLASDAQILADTGQPKGFRLAVRGSTPWLKQEKVYGRPEGANCRDEGASLLNGVIMGPLVKSLERDSGRHFEHTVRCKEEEDDEVEEEEGGEEENGRECSEDSAQSGEEDAVAGGGGHGYRPGQDGFEPAGYGDNLYVCIPCGKGFPSSEQLNAHVESHTEEELYLKEEVDGGLAAPNPPYPSDSRPYKCSVCEKSYRDPSTLRQHEKTHWLSRPFPCNICGKMFTQRGTMTRHMRSHLGLKPFACEECGMRFTRQYRLTEHMRVHSGEKPYECQICGGKFTQQRNLISHMRMHTSPT, via the coding sequence GTGGTTAAAGTTTGAGGAATTAGAGGTGGAAATGGAGCTCCCAAATCACGCCAAACAACTGCTGCTGCAGCTAAACCAACAGAGAAGCAAGGGGTTCTTCTGTGATGTTATCATTGTGGTGGAGAATGCCCTGTTCCGTGCCCACAAGAACATCCTGGCAGCCAGTAGCATGTACTTCAAGTCCCTCGTGCTCCATGATAACTTGATCAACCTGGACACTGATATGGTCAACGCCACCATCTTCCGACAGATCCTCGATTTTATCTACACCGGGAAGCTCCTGGGCACGGACCAGGCCAGCGAGCAGAACTTTAACGCCCTCCTGACGGCAGCCAGCTACCTCCAGCTCCACGACCTCGCCGCCGTGTGCAGGAAGAAGATGAAGCGCATCGGCAAGACTTTGCACGGCAAGCTGATGGGCCCAGGCCCAGGGAAACCCGGGCGAGGGCACAGGCTGCCCTCTGCCCCTGTCATCCAGCCGCGCTACTCGGGCTCCCCCGAGGCGCTCCAGAGGCTCCAGGCTGGGGAGCTGCACCGGGTGGAAGTCACCGGGGAAGAGTTGTACCTCGCTAGCTCGAACAAAGGAAACCCTCACTCTCTCGGCCAGAACGGCGGCACCAGCAAAAGCAGCAATACTAATAACAGCACCAACAGCAACAAGGGGGAGCACGAGCAGATGCTGGGCCTGGACCTGTCCAAGAAAAGCCCCTCGGTCCCTCCCCACATGTCTCAGGAAGACATGCAGCTCGGAGAGTGTAGCCAAGGCAGCTCTCCGCATCCTGCCTCTGTTTCTACCACCAACAGTGCCCCCTTCGAAGACGGCGCCGCCAACCCTCACAAAGCAGAGAACAGCGAGTGCCCGGAGAGGAGTGACCTGGCCTCTGACGCCCAGATCCTGGCCGACACGGGGCAGCCCAAGGGCTTCCGCCTGGCGGTTCGGGGTAGCACCCCCTGGCTGAAGCAGGAGAAGGTGTACGGCAGGCCGGAGGGCGCCAACTGCCGGGACGAGGGAGCCTCACTCCTCAACGGGGTTATCATGGGTCCCCTGGTCAAGTCGCTGGAGCGGGATTCCGGGCGTCACTTTGAGCACACCGTGCGCTGCAAAGAGGAAGAGGATgatgaggtggaggaggaggagggaggggaggaggagaacGGCAGAGAGTGCAGCGAGGACAGCGCCCAGAGTGGTGAGGAGGACGCGGTGGCCGGAGGAGGAGGCCACGGCTACAGGCCGGGCCAGGACGGCTTTGAGCCAGCGGGGTACGGCGACAACCTGTACGTGTGCATCccctgcggcaagggcttccccaGCTCGGAGCAGCTAAACGCCCACGTGGAGAGCCACACCGAAGAGGAACTGTACCTGAAGGAGGAGGTGGACGGTGGCCTGGCTGCCCCCAACCCGCCGTACCCCAGCGACTCACGGCCCTACAAGTGCTCAGTCTGTGAGAAGAGCTACAGGGACCCCTCCACGCTGCGGCAACACGAGAAGACCCATTGGCTGTCCCGGCCCTTCCCGTGTAACATCTGCGGGAAGATGTTCACCCAGCGGGGCACCATGACCCGCCACATGCGCAGCCACTTGGGCCTGAAGCCTTTTGCCTGTGAGGAGTGTGGCATGCGTTTCACACGGCAGTACCGATTGACCGAGCACATGCGGGTCCACTCGGGCGAGAAGCCCTACGAATGTCAAATCTGTGGTGGCAAGTTCACGCAGCAACGCAACCTGATAAGCCACATGAGAATGCATACCTCACCAACATAA